TCCTGATTTTCGATGTGATTTCCGGGATCCCTGGGGTAATCGAATCCAAGTCGGAGATCTGCATGATGAATCGTTGGTCTGGCTCCTTCCCTACCGGGAGGTACAGGATATCGGGATCACATTTGCCTCGCCTTCCAAAGCCCCTTGAGCATCTGGGGCCCAAAAGACAACCTGGCTTTTGTTTGTGAGGGGGAATCGGCGATACTGTACCCCTATGGATAAACGCATTCAGCCGGTTTTGGGAGATCAGTCATCGCCCTATCAGGCTCTTCTCGAGGTCTCGGAGGCGATCGCGGTTCACCGGGATCTCACTAACCTGATACAGGACCTGGCTCAACGCCTTCCTCGTATCGTTCCACTGAGTTTCATTGGCTTGGCTCTGTACCAGCCCGAGCGGAACACTATCCAGGATTATATTATTCAGGCCAATATTCCTGCGGATATACAGGGCGGGAAAGAATGGGCTTTGGATGCCCATCCGAGTGGTTGGGTGTGGCAGGCCCAGCACCCATTGATTATTTCCGACCTGACTCAAGACTCCCGGTTTCCAGCAGTGCTGCCCCTCATGCTCGAAGACGGCGTGCAATCTTTATGCACGGTTCCGCTGACCACCTCCTTACGCCGTCTGGGATCACTCGACTTCGCGAGTGTGGAAAAAGGAACCTACCAGGAGTCGGAATTGACGTTTCTGCTTCAGGTCGCCAAGCAAGTGGCGGTGGCGGTGGACAATGTCCTGCATCAAGAGGAATTGTGCCGCGAGCGGGATCGTCTGCAAGTCTTGCTGGACGTGAACAATGCGATCGTGTCGAAGTTGGAACTTGGGGATTTGTTTTCGACCATGGTCACGTCCTTGCGACGGGTGATTCCGCATGAAGCCACCAGCTTATATTTCTATAATCCGGATGCGAAGAACTTTCATCGACATGTGCTGAATTTTCCTTCAGGGAAAGGCTTGTTGGGGGGAAGCCATTCCATTGCGCTTGATGACACGCCGGCCGGAGAAGCATTTCGATCACGAAAAACGGTGTGTTGGCGTGAAACTGATCTGCAGCAATTTCATTCCGTCACCGCCCGACAGTTGATCGCGGAGGGTGTGAAATTCGGATGCTGTGTGCCACTCATGCTGCCCGATCGGGTTTTGGGGACGTTGAATGTCGGCAGCACCCGTCCTTCAGCCTTTTCCACGGGGGATGCCGACCTGCTGACGCAGGTCGCCGGACAAGTGGTGATTGCCCTCGAAAATGCCCTTGTCTATCGGGAAATTACCGAATTAAAAGAAAAGCTGGAAAAGGAGAATGTCTATCTCCGGGATGAAATCCGGACTGAAGCCAACTTCGAGGAGATTGTCGGCGAGAGTCAGGGCTTAAAGCATGTCCTTCAACAATTGGAAATTGTCGCCCCAACCGATTCGACCGTGCTGATTTTGGGGGAAACGGGCACAGGCAAGGAACTCATTGCCCGAGCTCTCCACCAACTCAGCACGCGAAAAGACCAGGCCTTTGTGAAAATTAACTGTGCGGCTATTCCGACGGGTCTGTTGGAAAGCGAACTGTTCGGCCACGAGAAGGGTGCCTTCACAGGAGCCATTTCTCAAAAAGTCGGTCGCTTTGAACTTGCGCATCGCGGAACCATTTTTTTGGACGAAATCGGGGAAGTGCCATTAGAGTTGCAATCCAAGATGCTTCGGGTGCTTCAGGAACAGGAGTTTGAACGATTGGGCGGGACGCGCACGATCCGCGTGGATGTTCGGCTGGTCGCGGCCACCAACCGCGATTTAATGCAGATGGTGGAAGCCGGCGAGTTTCGCAGTGACTTGTATTACCGGTTGAATGTCTTTCCCATCACAGTCCCGCCCCTTCGCGAACGGCAGGAGGATATCCCGATTCTTGTTCGGTATTTTGCCCAACGGTATGCCACCAGGATGAAAAAACCCATCGAGACCATTCCTGCCAAGACGATGGAACGTCTGGAAGGCTATCCCTGGCCGGGGAATATTCGCGAACTGGAAAACCTGATTGAGCGCGCGGTTATTCTTTCCCAGGGTTCCGAACTGGCTGTGCCGTTATTAGACCTCAAAGCCGGTCTTCAGCGAGGGACTCAGTCTGGTGCGACCTTAGAAGGTGCGGAACGGGACCATATTCTCCGTGCCCTGCAAGACACCAAATGGGTAATCGGCGGCTCTACAGGCACGGCCGCCCGGCTCGGAATGAAACGCACCACGTTGATCTCGAAGATGAAAAAACTCGGAATCTCCCGCCCGACCTAATATGGTGTGTTTTCTGCAAATTCTCTCCAACTTTTCATGTGAGTGACTATCCCCGGTCTCCTGCTCGAAGAAAAAAGCTCTGGCCAAACATGTTTCATTCAACCTGGAGGTTCATCATGTTTCAGCGATTCTCAATCAATCGCCTCCCATGGAGAGGGGGCTTGGGTCCTCTCCTCATCACGGTCCTATTTCTTCCTGGAGCGCCAGGGGCTCTCGCTGCCAATGCACAACCTCGTGAGTCGTGCAAAGTTGTCAGTACCCCATATCAATTGAAAATTCCGTTCGGTCTGGAGGATGAGATCAAGCCATTTATTCCGGCAGACAATCCGCTGACGGTCGAAAAGGTCGAACTCGGCAAGCTGTTATTCTTCGATCCACGCCTGTCACGTGACAATACGATGTCCTGCGCGAGCTGCCACAAACCGGAGCTGGCCTGGACTGACGGCACCAAGCTCTCTATGGGCATCGATAACCAGGTAGCCACCCGGAACGGCATGACCGTCGTCAACCGACTGTACGGCCATGCCCAGCTCTGGCATGGGAAAATGGCCACGTTGGAAGCGCAAGCGGTCAATCCCCTCACAAAGGCGGTACGGATGGGAATGCCGTCCACGGATGCGGAGGTGGCGAAGCTCAATGCCATCAAGGGATACCGGGAGCGATTTCAGCAGGTTTTCTGCACGGATGTCACCATTGATGGGGTGGCCAAAGCGATTGCGGCGTTTGAACGGACTCTTTTGTCCGGCAACAGTCCCGCAGATCGATTCGACATGGGCGGAGAAGAGGACGCGATCTCCGAGTCCGCCAAACGAGGGCTCCAAGTATTTCAGGGCAAGGGCCGCTGCACACGCTGCCATTCGGGATTCAATTTCGCCGACGAAGAATTTCACAATCTCGGCATCGATTGGGACACGGCGAAAGCCGATCTGGGACGGTATTCGGTGGAGAAGCATCCGGGGACCGTTGGCGGATTCAAAACGCCAACCCTACGGGAGATTGCCAGGACCGCTCCGTACATGCATGACGGGCGTTTCGCCACCCTTGAAGACGTCGTCGATTTTTACGACCAAGGGGGAATCCAGAACCCGCATCTGTCTAATTTGATTATTCCTTTGGGATTAACCGACCAGGAAAAGAAGGATCTGGTGGAATACATGCGGGCTCTCAATGGTGAAGGATGGCAAATGACCGCGCCAACAGAATTTCCACAATGACGCAGCGTTCTAGAGACCAGGGGCGTATTCAGGCCCGTATTACCCTTCACCCTCTCGCCTCAAAAAATGTCCTTGGGCTGTGCAGATCCGGGAACGTGTTGTACGTACCAACAGCTTTTAAAGATGGAGCATTCGCAAATGCAAGGATTTCTCGATCATATTGTCCTGAATATTGAACATGATGAATCGATGATCGATTTTTATACCAGAATTTTGATGCTTTCGGCAGAGCGACTCGAAGACTATCGTGCCGGGAAAGCGCCGTTTCCTTCTGTGCGGATCAATCGTGATACCGTCATCGATTTATTTCCCAAGAAGTTATGGGAGCAAAACATTTCAGCAGGGACAGGCTTCAGCAATCTGAACCACTTTTGTCTTGCACTCACCAAAACGGATTGGGAAGACTTATGCGGTCGACTTCGTGACAATAATATTGCAATCAGTGAAGGGCCTGTCCAACGGTGGGGAGCGCGGGGAACAGGAACCTCCATTTATTTTCTCGATCCTGAAGGAAATGCGATCGAGGCACGATTTTATGAAGTAAATGATCAGCCAGAGAAATGCCTGCTTGGCACTTAAGGAAGTCGTTGCCAATCTCTCATAGCAAGACTCTCAATAAACAATCTCGGACATGCCCAAGGGTCTCCTCCTCTGTCATCCTCTCAGTTCGTCAGCGGAGGTCCAATTGGAACGACACCAAAATGGATTCCCGATGACTACTGTCGGAAATGTCCGCGATGGAGGGATTCCCGAGGCATGGCATCCCGAGGAATTTGCCAAACTATTCAATGGATTGTCCTCCTGCCGTCCGTCATCCCGAATGAGAGAAGCGAAGGCATCGGGAATTTCATGAAAATCCCTTCTGCCTAACCATCTTCCGTTCGTCTGTCTGTCGCCCCCTCGACACGAGTCGACATATCGTCACATTTGATTCGACACACCTCTTCTCTTTCTTTTGCATCTTCGATAGAAACATCAATTCATTCAAATGTTTGTGTCTTTTTTTGATCTTTTGTGAAGGTGGAATGGCTCTTGCCATATGTAAGAGGTAAGAGTTCAACAAAGCTTTCGTTAGAACAAATAATGACAAACCACACACATTTATTCATTCACAAAGGAGAGGAAGCCATGAAAACATTATTTCAAACAGAAGAGAGTTGGGCGCCGGTTATTTTGAGAGTGATGCTGGCCTTGGTCATTTTTCCTCACGGCGCTCAGAAGCTGCTGGGATGGTATGGAGGAAACGGGTTTGAAGGCACGATGGGATTCTTTACTGAGCAAATGGGTTTGCCTTGGGTGATTGCATTTCTGGTCATTATGGGAGAATCGGTTGGCGCACTGGCAATGGCAGCCGGATTCATGACGCGGTTCACTGCCGCGAGTTTAGGCATCATCATGTTAGGCGCCATCACAACGGTGCACTGGTCTAATGGGTTTTTTATGAACTGGTTTGGCCAACAAGCCGGTGAGGGATTTGAATATCATCTGCTCGTCATTGGCATGGGTCTGTCGTTAATGGTGACGGGCGCCGGCAAATGGTCGGTCGATCAGGTCATTGGAAAGTGGCTTGCACGGCAGGAATCATTGCACGCTGATGGGACTCGTCGGACTGCGGCAGCCTAAGTGTGACAGATCTAAATGTACGACTAGAAAATGAATAATTATGGAAAGGAGTCAAGACATGAATAGTAGGCAACTTCGTCAGGATAGAAGCAGGGATCTCTCAATAACCATAAAGGAGGAAGTGATGAACCGTACAATGAATCTTCACGTGATTATGTTATCAGCGGTGATGGGCATGTTTCTTATCATGTCCGGTATCGGTTACGCAGACTCTAAGAGTGTCAGCCATGGACATAAGCAGGTCACCGGAGTCGTGACAACGGAGAAGGGTGGTGTTCTCACGGTTAAAACACCCACGGGAGACTATTCTCTGACCGAAAATGCTTCTCATCGTCATGGCCATGCCGTCCCCAAGGTGGGAGATGAAGTAACCTTGGTTCTGGATGAGAACAATGCTGTCATAGAAGCCCACCCTAAAGGCGAGGAAGGAATACATCAGTTCTATACGGGGAAATTGGTGTACATGGGGAAAATGAATAAAGAGATCAAATTGCAGACCCCTGATGGGGAAAAGGTCTTCCCTCTTGGTCGGCTGGAAATCAAAACCAAGCCCATCGAAGAAGGTGCCATGGTCACGGTTGAAGTGAATGAAGGCGGGACTGTGATCGATCTTCACCGTGCGTCGGATGACGAAACAAGCATTAATGCCAAAGGGAAGACTCACGAGTAACGAGTCGGATGTTCACTATGATGTGGCTCGGTCTCTTGCCGGGTGGTGAGAGATCGGGGCCACCTTCTGAGGCGGGGAATTGTGGTATGAGAAAAAGTCAGAGAGACGAAGAAGGAGCCGAAAGATGATATCCCTTAACGGAAAAGTTGTCATGATCACGGGGGCATTGGGTGGCTTAGGCCAGACGGTGACCGAGGCATTCGCCCAGGCGGGAGCCAAAGTGGTGGTCGTGGGCCGGGAACTTCCAGCGAAGCTTCCGGAAGGGCTAGTGGGCCTTTCAGCGGATGTCACCGATGAGGCTGAGGTTCATCGACTGATGAAGGAGGCCGTGCGCAAAACCACACGCATTGATTGCTTGATCAATCTTGTTGGCGGGTTTGCCATGGGTCGTCTGGCAGAAACAGAAATGTCCACCTGGTCCAAAATGTTGTCTATCAACCTGACCTCGGCCTTTTTGCTGTCGAGGGAGGCAACTCGCTTCATGTCCAAGCAAGGCTCTGGTCGAATTATGCATATGGCCGCGCGTGCCGCTGTGGACCCGTTCCCCGGTGCGGGTGCCTATATTGTCTCTAAGTCAGGGCTTCTTGCCCTGATCAAGGTGCTGGCTCTGGAGTTAACCGGTTCAGGCGTGACTGTGAACGGGGTATTACCGGCGACCATTGATACCCCTGCTAACCGCAACAGCATGCCGGATGCCGATCCCAACGAATGGGTGAAGCCGGAAGCGATTGCCGCACTGCTTGTGTTTCTCGCCTCTGAGGAAGCTGAGGCTCTGAATGGGGCGCTCATTCCTATCGGGTCATCATAGGAATGATGTTTGATGAATTGTTCGATGTTTCAATTCGAGGTGTAAACGGTAAATTTTATTTATTGAAAGGAGAAGGTAGCATGAGTATTCAACAACAGGTTCAAGCATTGATCGATGGGATTTTGGCCGGAAAGCTTTTGGAGACCTTTGACACGTATTATGCTGATAACGTTGTCATGAGTGAGAATCGAAAAGAAGAACGAGTCGGGAAGGCTGCCAACCGGGAATATGAACAAAAGTTTTTAGGGAATATTCAGGAATTTCACGGAGCTCAGGTCGGACGGACGATCGTTGACGGGGACCATGCCGCGGTGGAATGGACGTTTGACCTGACCTTTAAAGGCGGAAATCGGGTGAAGATGCAGCAGGTGGCCGTGCAAACCTGGAAGGATGGAAAAATTATTCGTGAGGACTTTTATCACGGGTAAAAGGGTTCTTATGTGTTGAACCATGTGTGCTCACGACAGGTTTACGCTCAAAAACAATGGCAGCCTAAGAGATCCCGGGCTCCTGTTCTCAACTGTTTTGATAAGGAATGAAGTTATGCTCAGAGTCACCCCCCGCATAGATGAGACGACAATCACCCTCCAGTTGGAGGGGCGATTGGCCGGACCGACAGTCATCGAAGCTGAGCGGTGTTGGCAGGTGACATGCGCGGAGAATCCGGGGCGATCCCATCGACTGGATTTGCGGGGGGTGACATATTTGGATCAGGAAGGGAAATCGTTTTTGAACCGGGTCTTTCAGCAGGGCGCGAGTTTTCTCTCTTCCGGTTGTTTGACCCGGGCCTACGTTGAGGAGATCACGCGATCTGGGAAATAATTTGCTGAGAAAACAGTTGAGGAAAGGAGGGTGCCATGACGCAGATGAAATCGATTTCAGGAATCTACAAATCGGGCTCCACTCATATGGTAGGGGACGGGTTTCCGGTACGGAATATCTTTCCAAGTCAGAATCTGACCGAAGAGATCAGTCCCTTTCTGCTCTTGGATTATGCGGGTCCGGCATCGTTCCCTCCTACGAATCAACGGCTGGGTGTCGGGGAACATCCTCACCGGGGATTTGAGACCGTGACCATCGTCTATCAGGGAAAAGTCGCGCATCGGGATTCAGCCGGAAACGGAGGAACTATCGGACCGGGCGATGTGCAATGGATGACGGCGGCTTCGGGTGTGGTGCATGAAGAACTTCATGAACAAGCCTGGGCCAAGGAGGGTGGCACGTTGCAGATGATTCAACTCTGGGTCAATCTTCCCAAGTCATTAAAAATGGGCGCGCCCCGCTACCAAACGGTCCTCAATGAAGACATTCCGCAATCCAATCTTGGGGGACAAGGCAGTGTGCTCCGTGTGATCGCCGGTGAATATGAGGGACTCAAAGGGCCGGCCAAGACGTTCACGCCTGTGCACCTGTATGATCTGAGATTGGTTGCCGGACATCTGGGTGAGCTCAGTCTTCCGGTCGGATATAATACGGGCCTGTTCGTCCTTAGTGGGAAGTTGGTCTTGAATAAATCTCACGAAGTCGGGGAGGCCGAAATGGCTCTCTGCGACCCGCAGGGAACGAAGGTAAATTTTGAGGCCACGGAGGAGGCAAGGGTGTTGGTGCTGAGTGGAGAACCGATTCCGGAACCGGTCGCCCGCATGGGCCCTTTTGTCATGAATACTGAGGAAGAGCTTGTGCAGGCTGTGAACGATTATCGTGCGGGAAGAATGGGACGACTTGAGTAAGCCGATATTCGAGCTTCTTGATGGAAGGAAAGCGTGAAAAATTTTGTTCGGCTGTAATAATAGTGGTGAACCTTCGTCTACACATTTACAGAAGATGATGCCCTGCAATGAAGATGTAGGAAAGACAACCCTTATGGATAAGCCAATCATTCAGAGGACAGCACAAATTGAAAATTCCGACTTAAATGTTGTGAATGGAATAGAACGGAATTGGTGGGAACCAACCAGATGAATGCAGCCATACTCAGACCCGTTTCAGTATACATTGGCAATGGGCGCGCCGTGATTCGTAGGAGTGTTGGATTACTCCTGATTCTTCTTGCAGGATGTGGGCAGGGAGATACCTCCCCTCCGGCTCCTCCACCGCCGACGGTGGAAGTGGTGACGGTCACCATCCAGGATCTCCCCGATGAACCCGAATTCATCGGACAAACCGAGGCCTTTCGGCCTGTGGAGATCCGGTCACAGGTGACGGGCATCATTAAGAAAGTTTTTTTCACCGAAGGCAGGAATGTCAAGCAAGGTGACCGGCTGTACCTCATTGACCCCGTGCCCTTCAAAGCGGCTTATCTGAGTGCCAAAGCCAGGGTGACGCAAGCGGAGGCTAGACTGGTACAAGCGAAGCAGGATTTTGCTCGAGTCAAACCTCTTCTGAAAGAGCAAGCGGTCAGTCAAAAGGACGTGGACGATGCGGTGGCGGAAGGGTTAGCGGCTAAAGCCTCCTTGGAAGCGGCGCATGGGGATCTGGTCAAGTCCAGGTTTGACCTGAGTAATACCCTGATCGTCGCTCCGATCGGTGGACGTATTTCGAAAAGCCGGTTTTATGAAGGACGTCTGGTGTCCGCCCAGACAGACCTGATGACTACCATCGATCAGCTTGATCCCATGTATGTCAATATGTCCGTTCCGGAAACATATTTGTTGCGGCGGCGGCGTGAGTTGGCGGACCACAAAGTCGAGAGGCCCGATCTCTTTCAATTGCGCGGAGTCATGACGTTCGCTGATGGCAGTGTCTATCCCCATGAAGGCAAATTGGATTTTGCCGATGTGGCCATCCGGTCGGAGACGGGGACCTTACAGGGCCGGTTTGCCTTCCCCAATCCTGAGGCTGATCTTTCTCCCGGTCAATCCTATTTGTATCCCGGACATTTTGTCCGCATCCGGCTGAAGGGGTATATCCGGACTGATGCGATTTTGATTCCTCAACGTGCGGTTCAACAGGGTCCTAAAGGCACATTTGTGAATGTGATTGGCCCCGACGATAAAATCGAAGTGCGCGAAGTGGACGCGACCGGTTGGCGTGGCGGCGATTGGCTCATTGAAGAGGGCCTTCAACCAGGAGAGCGAATCGTCGTCGAAGGGTTTCATCGAATTCAACCGGGTATGCAGGTGAATCCAGTGCCGTTCCGGAATGGTGAGGCCACATCGGAAACCCCGGGCCATGAGAATCCGACACCTCCCGAAGCCACTCAGGAGAACTCATGAGTTCTCATTTTTTTATTGACCGTCCTATTTTTGCCACGGTCATTTCCATTGTGATTGTGGTGGTGGGACTGGTGTCTCTCCAGGTTCTTCCCATCGCTCAATTTCCGGAAATCACTCCGCCTGTGGTCCAAATTGAAGCCGACTATCCTGGTGCCAGTGCAGAAGTCGTGGCCGAAGCCGTGGCGAGGCCGATTGAGGTGCAACTCCCCGGGATCGATAATCTCCTGTACTACGATTCTTCCAGCACCAACGACGGCCATATGACGATCCGATTGACCTTTGAAATCGGGACGGATGTCGATATCGCACAGGTCCAAACTCAAAACCGTCAACGTTTGGCCGAGCCACAGCTTCCGCCTGAAGTTGTCCGGCAGGGTATCACCGTCAAAAAAGTGTCTCCCGATCTACTCGGGGTGGTGGCGTTGAGTTCCAGTGATCCTCGTCAGGATACGGTCTTTCTTTCTAATTTTGCGATTCTGCGGATTGTGGATAACATCAAACGGCTTCCCGGAGTGGGGGATGCGTTGATCTTTGGCGGACAGAACTACTCCATGCGTCTTATTTTGGACCCCATTCGTATGGCTCAAATGGATGTGACGCCCACTGATATTGCGAATGTGGTTCGTGAGCAGAACCGGGATTTTCCGGCTGGCCGGATCGGACGCGAGCCTGCCCCGAGTGGAACTGAGCTGACCATTCCCGTGATCACGCAAGGACGGATGAGCGAGGCCAAAGAATTCGAGGACATGATTGTCCGGGCGTATCCGGATGGTTCCATGGTGCGTCTCGGCGACGTGGCTATGGTTGAGTTGGGGGCACAATCCTATGACCTCGAGGGACGGTGGAATGGCAAACCCAATGTCTTTATGCTGACATTCCTCTCCCCGGGGGCCAATGCCCTTGAAACCATGAAACGAATCAAGGACGAGATGAAGAGTCTCACGAATATTTTTCCGGCTGGAGTCTCATACGACATCCCGTACGATACAACCCGATTCATTGAGGTTTCTATTCAACAAGTGGTGAAGACCCTGGGAGAAGCATTGATCCTGGTTATTTTGGTGGTCTACCTCTTTCTTCAAAGCTGGCGCGCAACATTAATTCCAGCCGTGGCTGTCCCCGTTTCATTGATCGGCACGTTTGCGGGTATGGTCGCCCTCGGATTTTCGATTAATACCCTGACTTTGTTCGGCATGGTCTTGGCCATCGGGATTGTGGTGGATGATGCGATCGTGGTGGTGGAAAATGTGGCCCGGCACATTCAGAACGGACATCCACCAAAGGAAGCCGCGAAGCTGGCCATGACGGAAGTGACCGGCCCGGTCATTGCGCTCGTCGTGGTTCTGGCGGCGGTCTTTCTGCCCGTGGCGTTTCTGGGAGGTATTACCGGCGAACTCTATCAGCAATTTGCAATCACCATTACGCTGTCCGTGGTCCTTTCCGGGATCGTGGCCTTGACACTCAGTCCGGCCCTCTGTGCGTTGATTCTCAAGCCGGATCAGGAACGGGAGGCCGGGTTTTGGAAGAAATTTAATGACGGATTTAATTGGACGCAGAATCGATATGTGGGGACGGTTGGCTCGATTCTTAAACACGCAGTGCTCTCGCTGGCGGTCTTTGGGGTTCTGCTTTTTGTCATCGGTGGGCTGTTTCAAGTTCTGCCGTCCAGTTTTTTGCCGGATGAAGATCAGGGATATTTTATTTCGGTCGTGCAATTGCCGGACGGGGCATCCAAGCAGCGAACTATTGAAGTGATTGAACAGGTTGAAAATTATTTTCTCTCGGTTCCCGAAGTGCACTCCACCGATGCGCTGGTCGGGCAAAACTTTGTCTTTAACACTCGAGGGTCGAATCAGGCGACGATGTTTGTGCCCTTGCATCACTGGGATGACCGCACGCAATCGGATCAGCATGTTAAATCTCTGATTGGGAATGCCTTCAAAAAGTTTGCCGAAATTCCCGAGGCGCTGATCCTGGCGTTTAACGCACCTTCCATTCGTGGATTGGGGACGACCGGAGGATTCTCATTACAATTACAGGATCCGAGCGGTGGAGATTTCAATCAATTTTCCGCCATCACGCAACAATTTGTGAGCAAGGCGAAACAAGATCCAGCCATTGGTGCGATCGGCACAAGTTTTCGCGTCACCGCGCCGCGTTTGTATGCCCGCGTCGATCGGGAACGAGCCAAGGCCTTGGGTGTGCCTATTTCCGAAGTGTTCGATACGATGCAAGCGTATTTCGGCAATTTCTACATCAACGATTTCATTAAACTTGGACGGGTCTATCGAGTGCAGACCGAAGCGTTGCCGGAGTTCCGGTCGAGTCCCGATGACATTGCGAAAATTTATGTACGTGCCCGGAATGCCAAGGGATCGACGATGATTCCGCTTGATACGGTGGTCAGTACGGAATTTACGAGCGGCCCGGATACCGTGACGCATTTCAACGGTTTTAATACCGCCTCCGTTCTGGGTGCTGCCGCTCCGGGGTATAGTTCAGGGGCTGCCCTTGATGCCTTGGAACGACTGGCTCAAGAGGTGTTGATTCCCAAGGGCTATGATATCGATTGGAGCGGGATTTCCTATCAGGAACGGAAGACCGGCACCGAGTCCATTTTTGCCTTCGCCTTCGGCCTCTTAATGGTGTTCCTGGTGCTTGCCGCGTTGTATGAAAGTTGGTCGGTGCCTTTTGCCGTGATTCTTGCCGTGCCGTTCGGTCTCTTCGGGGCTCTATCCGCCGTCTGGATTCGGGGCTTGAGCAATGATATCTACTTTCAAATCGGCTTAGTGACCTTAATCGGGCTTGCGGCACGAAATGCGATTCTGATCGTCGAATTTGCGAATCATCGCTATGAGGGAGGGATGCCGCTGGTGGAGGCAGCCTTAGAGGCCGTCCGTCTTCGTTTCCGGCCGATCATTATGACCTCTATGGCGTTTATCTTAGGCGTGGTTCCCTTGGTCATTGCGTCCGGTGCGGGTGCGGCTAGCCGTCAATCCATCGGGACAGGCGTCTTCGGCGGCATGTTGGCGGCGACATTTTTAGCGATCTTTTTTGTTCCGCTGTTTTTTGTGCTCATCAGGAAGTTGGGGTCACGAATGAAGGGGAAATCTGCCGACATTCTCGCTGAAGATCAGGATGAGCACATCCTTGATGGAGAACGATAACATGCGTTCGTTCTGTGCCCTCTTCTTGTCGTCCGTGTTGCTTATGTCCTGTGCCATGGGACCGGACTACTCACGGCCCGATATTAAAACGGCCGACCAGTTTC
The sequence above is a segment of the Nitrospira sp. MA-1 genome. Coding sequences within it:
- a CDS encoding sigma 54-interacting transcriptional regulator, with the protein product MDKRIQPVLGDQSSPYQALLEVSEAIAVHRDLTNLIQDLAQRLPRIVPLSFIGLALYQPERNTIQDYIIQANIPADIQGGKEWALDAHPSGWVWQAQHPLIISDLTQDSRFPAVLPLMLEDGVQSLCTVPLTTSLRRLGSLDFASVEKGTYQESELTFLLQVAKQVAVAVDNVLHQEELCRERDRLQVLLDVNNAIVSKLELGDLFSTMVTSLRRVIPHEATSLYFYNPDAKNFHRHVLNFPSGKGLLGGSHSIALDDTPAGEAFRSRKTVCWRETDLQQFHSVTARQLIAEGVKFGCCVPLMLPDRVLGTLNVGSTRPSAFSTGDADLLTQVAGQVVIALENALVYREITELKEKLEKENVYLRDEIRTEANFEEIVGESQGLKHVLQQLEIVAPTDSTVLILGETGTGKELIARALHQLSTRKDQAFVKINCAAIPTGLLESELFGHEKGAFTGAISQKVGRFELAHRGTIFLDEIGEVPLELQSKMLRVLQEQEFERLGGTRTIRVDVRLVAATNRDLMQMVEAGEFRSDLYYRLNVFPITVPPLRERQEDIPILVRYFAQRYATRMKKPIETIPAKTMERLEGYPWPGNIRELENLIERAVILSQGSELAVPLLDLKAGLQRGTQSGATLEGAERDHILRALQDTKWVIGGSTGTAARLGMKRTTLISKMKKLGISRPT
- a CDS encoding cytochrome c peroxidase, whose product is MFQRFSINRLPWRGGLGPLLITVLFLPGAPGALAANAQPRESCKVVSTPYQLKIPFGLEDEIKPFIPADNPLTVEKVELGKLLFFDPRLSRDNTMSCASCHKPELAWTDGTKLSMGIDNQVATRNGMTVVNRLYGHAQLWHGKMATLEAQAVNPLTKAVRMGMPSTDAEVAKLNAIKGYRERFQQVFCTDVTIDGVAKAIAAFERTLLSGNSPADRFDMGGEEDAISESAKRGLQVFQGKGRCTRCHSGFNFADEEFHNLGIDWDTAKADLGRYSVEKHPGTVGGFKTPTLREIARTAPYMHDGRFATLEDVVDFYDQGGIQNPHLSNLIIPLGLTDQEKKDLVEYMRALNGEGWQMTAPTEFPQ
- a CDS encoding VOC family protein — encoded protein: MQGFLDHIVLNIEHDESMIDFYTRILMLSAERLEDYRAGKAPFPSVRINRDTVIDLFPKKLWEQNISAGTGFSNLNHFCLALTKTDWEDLCGRLRDNNIAISEGPVQRWGARGTGTSIYFLDPEGNAIEARFYEVNDQPEKCLLGT
- a CDS encoding DoxX family protein produces the protein MKTLFQTEESWAPVILRVMLALVIFPHGAQKLLGWYGGNGFEGTMGFFTEQMGLPWVIAFLVIMGESVGALAMAAGFMTRFTAASLGIIMLGAITTVHWSNGFFMNWFGQQAGEGFEYHLLVIGMGLSLMVTGAGKWSVDQVIGKWLARQESLHADGTRRTAAA
- a CDS encoding SDR family NAD(P)-dependent oxidoreductase — encoded protein: MISLNGKVVMITGALGGLGQTVTEAFAQAGAKVVVVGRELPAKLPEGLVGLSADVTDEAEVHRLMKEAVRKTTRIDCLINLVGGFAMGRLAETEMSTWSKMLSINLTSAFLLSREATRFMSKQGSGRIMHMAARAAVDPFPGAGAYIVSKSGLLALIKVLALELTGSGVTVNGVLPATIDTPANRNSMPDADPNEWVKPEAIAALLVFLASEEAEALNGALIPIGSS
- a CDS encoding nuclear transport factor 2 family protein; amino-acid sequence: MSIQQQVQALIDGILAGKLLETFDTYYADNVVMSENRKEERVGKAANREYEQKFLGNIQEFHGAQVGRTIVDGDHAAVEWTFDLTFKGGNRVKMQQVAVQTWKDGKIIREDFYHG
- a CDS encoding pirin family protein, with translation MKSISGIYKSGSTHMVGDGFPVRNIFPSQNLTEEISPFLLLDYAGPASFPPTNQRLGVGEHPHRGFETVTIVYQGKVAHRDSAGNGGTIGPGDVQWMTAASGVVHEELHEQAWAKEGGTLQMIQLWVNLPKSLKMGAPRYQTVLNEDIPQSNLGGQGSVLRVIAGEYEGLKGPAKTFTPVHLYDLRLVAGHLGELSLPVGYNTGLFVLSGKLVLNKSHEVGEAEMALCDPQGTKVNFEATEEARVLVLSGEPIPEPVARMGPFVMNTEEELVQAVNDYRAGRMGRLE
- a CDS encoding efflux RND transporter periplasmic adaptor subunit, with the translated sequence MNAAILRPVSVYIGNGRAVIRRSVGLLLILLAGCGQGDTSPPAPPPPTVEVVTVTIQDLPDEPEFIGQTEAFRPVEIRSQVTGIIKKVFFTEGRNVKQGDRLYLIDPVPFKAAYLSAKARVTQAEARLVQAKQDFARVKPLLKEQAVSQKDVDDAVAEGLAAKASLEAAHGDLVKSRFDLSNTLIVAPIGGRISKSRFYEGRLVSAQTDLMTTIDQLDPMYVNMSVPETYLLRRRRELADHKVERPDLFQLRGVMTFADGSVYPHEGKLDFADVAIRSETGTLQGRFAFPNPEADLSPGQSYLYPGHFVRIRLKGYIRTDAILIPQRAVQQGPKGTFVNVIGPDDKIEVREVDATGWRGGDWLIEEGLQPGERIVVEGFHRIQPGMQVNPVPFRNGEATSETPGHENPTPPEATQENS